GTGCGGGCCATGGAGGGCCTCTCCCTCACTCACGGCTCCCCTCCGGCGGGTTCTGGTGGCTCACGGCCAAGCAGGTCTCGGTAGATGGCGTCGGTGTCCGCCCCGATAGGCGTGCGGCCGGGGAAGCGGATGCGCCCCGGGGTGAGGGAGAGGCGGGGCAGCACATTCGGCATCAGCGCAGTGCCGAGGTCCTCGTCGGGAACCTCGACCAGGGACTGGCGGGCTCGGTACTGCTCGTCCTCCACGATCTGGTCGATGCTGTACACGGGCGCGAGGGGTGCCTCGATCTCCCGGAAGCGCGCGAGCACCACGTCGAGATCGTGCGTGGCAATCCAGTCGGCGATCAGGGCGTCGAGTTCGTCCGCATTTCTGCGCCGCGCCGCCGCGTCCCTGAACCGCGCGTCCTCGCACAGCTCAGGGCGTCCGATCACGACCAACATCCGGTTCACGACCTGCTGCGTTCCGCCCGAGAGGGCCACCCAGCGTTCGTCACGGGTGCGGTAGGTGTTGCGGGGCGAGGTGCGCTGCGAGCGGTTGCCGCGGCGGGTCTGCACCGTGCCGGTCTGGGCGTACTCGATGGCCTGAGGGCCCAGGATCGAGAAGAGCGGCTCGTACAGGCTGAGGTCGACCACCTGGCCGCGCCCACCTTTTGCGTCGCGCCAGTACAGGGCCATCATGACGGCGTACGTGCCCGCGAGGGCCGCCACTCCATCAGCAAGCCCGAAGGGCGGCAGCGTGGGCGGCCCGTCGGCGGTGCCAGTGATGAAGGCGAAGCCGGAGAACGCCTCGGCGAGCGTGCCGAACCCCGGCTGCGCGCTGAGCGGACCGGTCTGCCCGAAGCCGCTCACCCGCGCCATCACCA
This region of Deinococcus apachensis DSM 19763 genomic DNA includes:
- a CDS encoding CaiB/BaiF CoA transferase family protein: MTAPGSHTTPLPLEGVRVLDLSSLYAGPLIATTLGDFGAEVVKVEHPRGDDARRWGLSKMTERGDIPLWWKVISRNKRLLSLDLHRETDRETVLDLCRWADVVVENFRPGRLESWGLGYEQLSADNPGLVMARVSGFGQTGPLSAQPGFGTLAEAFSGFAFITGTADGPPTLPPFGLADGVAALAGTYAVMMALYWRDAKGGRGQVVDLSLYEPLFSILGPQAIEYAQTGTVQTRRGNRSQRTSPRNTYRTRDERWVALSGGTQQVVNRMLVVIGRPELCEDARFRDAAARRRNADELDALIADWIATHDLDVVLARFREIEAPLAPVYSIDQIVEDEQYRARQSLVEVPDEDLGTALMPNVLPRLSLTPGRIRFPGRTPIGADTDAIYRDLLGREPPEPAGGEP